The following are encoded in a window of Manihot esculenta cultivar AM560-2 chromosome 8, M.esculenta_v8, whole genome shotgun sequence genomic DNA:
- the LOC110620614 gene encoding lysine-specific demethylase JMJ25 isoform X2, with product MDNPRSVSANGEDNVGIPDDLRCKRSDGKQWRCTAMSMPDKTVCEKHYIQAKRRAANSALRASLKKAKRKSLGETDIYLESKNDDFDTPLVNMKVDDYPLSASKKKNKEKVSKNQVQYSPETPIRSLPVRNSLKLNDDFQKDVEPEENWKSYKTPPLSTMDSSRSRSQRSFDASAMTEYSDGSTDSSEDAGGQTCHQCRRNDKNRVIWCRKCDRRGFCNNCISAWYSEISLEEIEKVCPACRGICNCKVCLRGDNMVRIREIPVIDKLQYLYCLLSSVLPVVKQIHHEQCSEVELEKKFRGTDIDLVRAKLNADEQMCCNICRIPIIDYHRHCANCSYDLCLHCCQDLREASRHHLVEDQMGGRNRDKETVSKEVKEPRPRLGFSAKYPDWKANRDGSISCPPKEYGGCNYSSLNLNRIFKMNWVAKLVKNVEEMVSGCKICEVGDQPIAGLNDSTLSQYSHREESDDNFLYCPSCEDIRAKGINNFRKHWVKGEPVIVKQVFDSSSISSWDPMDIWRGIRETSVEKMKDENRVVKAIDCLNWSEVDIELSQFMKGYSEGLVREDGSLQMLKLKDWPSPSASEEFLLYQRPEFISKLPLLEYIHSKLGLLNVAAKLPHYSLQNDAGPKIYISYGTYQELGKGDSVTNLHIKMRDMVYLLVHTLKVKLKDFEGSESLDQETNLGEGTSSDLSVGRQDLQSETNTAADKDERMEDQGVETTAMIGEVEKIDNQGVETNRIEYVERIKDQKLRKDSGDISADTRPGVHWDVFRRKDASILVDYLQKHFKDFGKSDTVKHSLYDGTVFLNGNHMRKLKEEFGIEPWSFEQHLGQAVFVPAGCPFQARNLQSNVQLGLDFLSPESVGEAAKLAEEIRCLPNDHEAKLQVLEVGKISLYAASSAIKEVQKFVLDPKLGAEIGFEDPNLTAAVSENLEKVSKQREISCA from the exons ATGGATAACCCACGATCAGTCTCGGCGAATGGTGAGGACAATGTTGGGATTCCAGATGATTTGCGTTGCAAGAGGTCAGATGGGAAACAATGGAGATGCACTGCCATGTCTATGCCGGATAAAACAGTGTGCGAGAAGCACTACATCCAGGCAAAGAGGAGAGCGGCTAATTCTGCTTTAAGAGCTAGTCTAAAGAAAGCTAAAAGGAAATCATTGGGTGAAACTGATATATACTTGGAGAGTAAGAATGATGATTTCGATACTCCACTTGTGAACATGAAGGTGGATGACTATCCTCTTTCAGCCTCCAAAAAGAAGAACAAAGAAAAGGTATCAAAAAATCAGGTCCAGTATTCACCAGAAACACCTATAAGAAGTCTTCCTGTGCGAAATTCTCTAAAGCTGAATGACGATTTTCAAAAAGATGTAGAGCCTGAAGAGAATTGGAAGTCATATAAAACACCACCCCTTTCTACAATGGACTCATCCAGGAGTAGGTCACAGAGGAGCTTTGATGCTAGTGCTATGACG GAATACTCTGATGGAAGCACAGATTCCTCTGAAGATGCTGGTGGGCAGACTTGCCATCAATGTCGAAGAAATGATAAAAACAGAGTTATTTGGTGTCGCAAATGTGATAGAAGAGGCTTTTGCAATAACTGTATTTCTGCATG GTACTCAGAAATTTCATTGGAAGAAATTGAGAAGGTTTGCCCTGCATGTCGTGGCATCTGTAATTGCAAGGTGTGCTTACGAGGGGATAATATG GTAAGAATACGAGAGATACCTGTCATAGACAAGTTGCAATATCTCTACTGTCTATTATCTTCAGTGCTTCCTGTAGTTAAGCAGATCCATCATGAACAATGCTCTGAAGTAGAACTGGAGAAAAAATTTCGTG gAACTGATATAGATCTTGTCCGTGCGAAGTTGAATGCAGATGAGCAGATGTGCTG CAATATATGCAGGATACCTATCATTGATTATCACCGGCATTGTGCAAATTGCTCATATGATCTATGCCTTCATTGCTGTCAAGATCTTCGTGAAGCATCAAGACATCATCTAGTAGAAGACCAGATGGGTGGGAGGAATCGGGACAAAGAGACTGTGTCAAAGGAAGTGAAAGAACCAAGGCCAAGACTCGGTTTTTCTGCCAAGTACCCTGATTGGAAGGCAAACCGTGATGGCAGCATTTCATGCCCGCCAAAGGAGTATGGTGGCTGTAATTATTCTTCGTTGAATTTAAATCGCATTTTTAAGATGAATTGGGTAGCAAAACTGGTGAAAAATGTGGAGGAAATGGTTAGTGGTTGTAAGATCTGCGAGGTTGGTGATCAGCCAATAGCTGGGTTAAATGATTCCACACTCTCTCAGTATTCTCACAGGGAGGAAAGTGATGATAATTTCTTATATTGTCCATCATGTGAAGACATAAGGGCTAAAGGGATAAACAATTTCAGGAAACATTGGGTTAAGGGTGAGCCTGTTATTGTGAAGCAAGTATTTGATAGCTCATCCATCTCAAGCTGGGATCCAATGGACATATGGAGAGGGATTCGAGAAACATCAGTCGAGAAAATGAAAGATGAAAACAGAGTAGTGAAGGCCATAGATTGCTTAAACTGGTCTGAG GTTGATATTGAACTTAGTCAGTTTATGAAGGGATACTCAGAGGGATTAGTTCGGGAAGATGGTTCTCTACAGATGTTGAAGTTGAAGGACTGGCCTTCTCCTAGTGCTTCTGAAGAGTTCTTATTATACCAGAGGCCtgaatttattagtaaattgcCTCTACTTGAGTACATCCATTCAAAGTTGGGTCTTCTAAATGTTGCTGCAAAGTTGCCTCATTACTCCTTGCAGAATGATGCTGGGCCCAAGATTTATATATCTTATGGGACCTATCAGGAACTTGGTAAAGGTGATTCAGTGACCAATCTCCATATCAAGATGCGTGACATG GTATATCTATTGGTGCATACACTTAAAGTGAAGCTAAAGGATTTTGAGGGAAGTGAGTCACTTGACCAAGAAACAAACTTGGGTGAGGGAACATCATCCGATTTATCAGTTGGGAGGCAGGATTTACAGAGTGAAACAAATACAGCTGCAGACAAGGATGAAAGAATGGAGGATCAAGGGGTTGAAACTACTGCAATGATTGGAGAGGTTGAGAAAATTGACAATCAAGGGGTTGAAACTAACAGAATTGAATACGTTGAGAGAATAAAGGATCAAAAATTAAGGAAAGATAGTGGAGATATCTCTGCAGACACTCGTCCAGGAGTTCACTGGGATGTCTTTCGTCGGAAGGATGCTTCAATATTAGTTGATTATTTGCAAAAACACTTCAAGGATTTTGGAAAGTCTGACACT GTGAAACATTCTCTTTATGATGGAACGGTTTTCCTGAATGGGAATCATATgagaaaattaaaagaagaattCG GAATTGAGCCATGGTCATTTGAGCAGCATTTGGGGCAAGCTGTCTTTGTCCCTGCTGGATGCCCTTTCCAAGCGAGGAATCTTCAG TCCAATGTTCAGTTAGGTCTTGATTTCTTATCACCTGAAAGTGTGGGAGAGGCTGCTAAATTGGCTGAGGAAATACGCTGTCTTCCTAATGATCATGAAGCGAAACTTCAGGTTTTGGAG GTAGGAAAGATATCACTCTATGCTGCTAGTTCAGCCATTAAGGAAGTCCAGAAATTTGTACTTGATCCCAA ACTTGGTGCAGAGATTGGGTTTGAGGATCCAAATCTAACGGCAGCTGTTTCTGAAAACTTGGAGAAGGTTTCTAAGCAAAGAGAGATAAGTTGTGCTTGA
- the LOC110620614 gene encoding lysine-specific demethylase JMJ25 isoform X1: protein MDNPRSVSANGEDNVGIPDDLRCKRSDGKQWRCTAMSMPDKTVCEKHYIQAKRRAANSALRASLKKAKRKSLGETDIYLESKNDDFDTPLVNMKVDDYPLSASKKKNKEKVSKNQVQYSPETPIRSLPVRNSLKLNDDFQKDVEPEENWKSYKTPPLSTMDSSRSRSQRSFDASAMTEYSDGSTDSSEDAGGQTCHQCRRNDKNRVIWCRKCDRRGFCNNCISAWYSEISLEEIEKVCPACRGICNCKVCLRGDNMVKVRIREIPVIDKLQYLYCLLSSVLPVVKQIHHEQCSEVELEKKFRGTDIDLVRAKLNADEQMCCNICRIPIIDYHRHCANCSYDLCLHCCQDLREASRHHLVEDQMGGRNRDKETVSKEVKEPRPRLGFSAKYPDWKANRDGSISCPPKEYGGCNYSSLNLNRIFKMNWVAKLVKNVEEMVSGCKICEVGDQPIAGLNDSTLSQYSHREESDDNFLYCPSCEDIRAKGINNFRKHWVKGEPVIVKQVFDSSSISSWDPMDIWRGIRETSVEKMKDENRVVKAIDCLNWSEVDIELSQFMKGYSEGLVREDGSLQMLKLKDWPSPSASEEFLLYQRPEFISKLPLLEYIHSKLGLLNVAAKLPHYSLQNDAGPKIYISYGTYQELGKGDSVTNLHIKMRDMVYLLVHTLKVKLKDFEGSESLDQETNLGEGTSSDLSVGRQDLQSETNTAADKDERMEDQGVETTAMIGEVEKIDNQGVETNRIEYVERIKDQKLRKDSGDISADTRPGVHWDVFRRKDASILVDYLQKHFKDFGKSDTVKHSLYDGTVFLNGNHMRKLKEEFGIEPWSFEQHLGQAVFVPAGCPFQARNLQSNVQLGLDFLSPESVGEAAKLAEEIRCLPNDHEAKLQVLEVGKISLYAASSAIKEVQKFVLDPKLGAEIGFEDPNLTAAVSENLEKVSKQREISCA from the exons ATGGATAACCCACGATCAGTCTCGGCGAATGGTGAGGACAATGTTGGGATTCCAGATGATTTGCGTTGCAAGAGGTCAGATGGGAAACAATGGAGATGCACTGCCATGTCTATGCCGGATAAAACAGTGTGCGAGAAGCACTACATCCAGGCAAAGAGGAGAGCGGCTAATTCTGCTTTAAGAGCTAGTCTAAAGAAAGCTAAAAGGAAATCATTGGGTGAAACTGATATATACTTGGAGAGTAAGAATGATGATTTCGATACTCCACTTGTGAACATGAAGGTGGATGACTATCCTCTTTCAGCCTCCAAAAAGAAGAACAAAGAAAAGGTATCAAAAAATCAGGTCCAGTATTCACCAGAAACACCTATAAGAAGTCTTCCTGTGCGAAATTCTCTAAAGCTGAATGACGATTTTCAAAAAGATGTAGAGCCTGAAGAGAATTGGAAGTCATATAAAACACCACCCCTTTCTACAATGGACTCATCCAGGAGTAGGTCACAGAGGAGCTTTGATGCTAGTGCTATGACG GAATACTCTGATGGAAGCACAGATTCCTCTGAAGATGCTGGTGGGCAGACTTGCCATCAATGTCGAAGAAATGATAAAAACAGAGTTATTTGGTGTCGCAAATGTGATAGAAGAGGCTTTTGCAATAACTGTATTTCTGCATG GTACTCAGAAATTTCATTGGAAGAAATTGAGAAGGTTTGCCCTGCATGTCGTGGCATCTGTAATTGCAAGGTGTGCTTACGAGGGGATAATATGGTAAAG GTAAGAATACGAGAGATACCTGTCATAGACAAGTTGCAATATCTCTACTGTCTATTATCTTCAGTGCTTCCTGTAGTTAAGCAGATCCATCATGAACAATGCTCTGAAGTAGAACTGGAGAAAAAATTTCGTG gAACTGATATAGATCTTGTCCGTGCGAAGTTGAATGCAGATGAGCAGATGTGCTG CAATATATGCAGGATACCTATCATTGATTATCACCGGCATTGTGCAAATTGCTCATATGATCTATGCCTTCATTGCTGTCAAGATCTTCGTGAAGCATCAAGACATCATCTAGTAGAAGACCAGATGGGTGGGAGGAATCGGGACAAAGAGACTGTGTCAAAGGAAGTGAAAGAACCAAGGCCAAGACTCGGTTTTTCTGCCAAGTACCCTGATTGGAAGGCAAACCGTGATGGCAGCATTTCATGCCCGCCAAAGGAGTATGGTGGCTGTAATTATTCTTCGTTGAATTTAAATCGCATTTTTAAGATGAATTGGGTAGCAAAACTGGTGAAAAATGTGGAGGAAATGGTTAGTGGTTGTAAGATCTGCGAGGTTGGTGATCAGCCAATAGCTGGGTTAAATGATTCCACACTCTCTCAGTATTCTCACAGGGAGGAAAGTGATGATAATTTCTTATATTGTCCATCATGTGAAGACATAAGGGCTAAAGGGATAAACAATTTCAGGAAACATTGGGTTAAGGGTGAGCCTGTTATTGTGAAGCAAGTATTTGATAGCTCATCCATCTCAAGCTGGGATCCAATGGACATATGGAGAGGGATTCGAGAAACATCAGTCGAGAAAATGAAAGATGAAAACAGAGTAGTGAAGGCCATAGATTGCTTAAACTGGTCTGAG GTTGATATTGAACTTAGTCAGTTTATGAAGGGATACTCAGAGGGATTAGTTCGGGAAGATGGTTCTCTACAGATGTTGAAGTTGAAGGACTGGCCTTCTCCTAGTGCTTCTGAAGAGTTCTTATTATACCAGAGGCCtgaatttattagtaaattgcCTCTACTTGAGTACATCCATTCAAAGTTGGGTCTTCTAAATGTTGCTGCAAAGTTGCCTCATTACTCCTTGCAGAATGATGCTGGGCCCAAGATTTATATATCTTATGGGACCTATCAGGAACTTGGTAAAGGTGATTCAGTGACCAATCTCCATATCAAGATGCGTGACATG GTATATCTATTGGTGCATACACTTAAAGTGAAGCTAAAGGATTTTGAGGGAAGTGAGTCACTTGACCAAGAAACAAACTTGGGTGAGGGAACATCATCCGATTTATCAGTTGGGAGGCAGGATTTACAGAGTGAAACAAATACAGCTGCAGACAAGGATGAAAGAATGGAGGATCAAGGGGTTGAAACTACTGCAATGATTGGAGAGGTTGAGAAAATTGACAATCAAGGGGTTGAAACTAACAGAATTGAATACGTTGAGAGAATAAAGGATCAAAAATTAAGGAAAGATAGTGGAGATATCTCTGCAGACACTCGTCCAGGAGTTCACTGGGATGTCTTTCGTCGGAAGGATGCTTCAATATTAGTTGATTATTTGCAAAAACACTTCAAGGATTTTGGAAAGTCTGACACT GTGAAACATTCTCTTTATGATGGAACGGTTTTCCTGAATGGGAATCATATgagaaaattaaaagaagaattCG GAATTGAGCCATGGTCATTTGAGCAGCATTTGGGGCAAGCTGTCTTTGTCCCTGCTGGATGCCCTTTCCAAGCGAGGAATCTTCAG TCCAATGTTCAGTTAGGTCTTGATTTCTTATCACCTGAAAGTGTGGGAGAGGCTGCTAAATTGGCTGAGGAAATACGCTGTCTTCCTAATGATCATGAAGCGAAACTTCAGGTTTTGGAG GTAGGAAAGATATCACTCTATGCTGCTAGTTCAGCCATTAAGGAAGTCCAGAAATTTGTACTTGATCCCAA ACTTGGTGCAGAGATTGGGTTTGAGGATCCAAATCTAACGGCAGCTGTTTCTGAAAACTTGGAGAAGGTTTCTAAGCAAAGAGAGATAAGTTGTGCTTGA
- the LOC110620615 gene encoding psbP domain-containing protein 7, chloroplastic — protein MALQYYFHACKNASLHGIYMTQSSGERKENIQEAARPPAEQFAPLASTFRRRLLVGTGSASLVAVGANFGGITSSLLGLSPESGRYLKLDVLYPIEGYSRCIQTNEGFEFIYPANWVGDQTLLYRAAEKKEFERSLDPPPLNNMRRKNVNEPVVAFGPPGSSGELNVSVIVSPVPLDFSIEAFGGPEKVGEAVVKTITSSSRQPDVKGTLIGSSLRKDSARNINYYELEFRVESPSFQRHNVAVCCARSGRLYTLNAQAPESAWPDVAADFHRIAGSFSLLS, from the exons ATGGCATTGCAATACTACTTTCATGCATGCAAAAATGCCTCGCTCCACGGGATTTACATGACGCAATCATCCGGTGAGAGGAAAGAAAATATCCAAGAGGCAGCAAGGCCTCCGGCAGAGCAATTTGCACCGTTGGCATCAACATTCCGCCGCCGATTACTAGTGGGTACTGGCTCAGCTTCTCTAGTAGCGGTTGGTGCAAATTTTGGTGGAATTACGAGTTCTCTTCTCGGGTTATCACCAGAAAGTGGTCGGTATCTTAAGCTGGATGTGCTTTATCCAATTGAAGGCTATAGCCGTTGTATTCAGACAAATGAAGGATTTG AATTCATATATCCAGCAAATTGGGTCGGGGACCAGACGCTGCTGTATAGAGCAGCTGAGAAGAAAGAATTTGAGAGATCACTTGATCCACCTCCACTAAACAATATGCGGCGCAAGAACGTAAATGAACCAGTTGTTGCTTTTGGTCCGCCGGGTTCAAGTGGGGAGCTCAACGTTAGTGTCATCGTCTCACCAGTTCCTCTTGATTTCTC GATTGAAGCATTTGGAGGACCAGAGAAAGTGGGAGAAGCTGTGGTGAAGACAATCACATCATCGTCCCGGCAACCGGACGTGAAAGGAACTTTGATAGGGTCAAGTTTAAGAAAGGATTCTGCGAGGAATATTAATTACTACGAGCTGGAATTTAGAGTGGAAAGCCCCTCGTTTCAGAGGCATAATGTAGCAGTGTGCTGTGCTCGAAGTGGCAGGTTATATACCTTAAATGCTCAGGCACCGGAATCTGCATGGCCAGATGTTGCCGCAGATTTCCACAGAATTGCTGGGTCATTTAGTCTCTTATCTTGA